A part of Dermacentor variabilis isolate Ectoservices chromosome 10, ASM5094787v1, whole genome shotgun sequence genomic DNA contains:
- the LOC142560168 gene encoding phospholipid scramblase 2-like, translated as MTPTRSPARAVRHKAKTTSHSAAASPAAATNAAATRAVRPTVPAPAAPTAGGGAAARPAMMAAPPGGVMMLPAAQPPVGSRGPFVQMPTLQLVQPNVQPIAGCPAGLEYLVHVDQLLVHQQIQLMEMFTAWELENKYVVKNTMGQFIFMALEKSSLGSRCCCGSSRPFEMSLLDYRSVEVLRLYRPLRCDSCCCFCCLQEMEVHSPPGNIIGSIRQDWSVIFPYLSIRDSGGNVVLRIIGPFCTSSICCNDVVFDITARDGITKIGQLTKNFNGVFLEAYTDVDNFTVTFPMDLDVKMKATLLGAVFLIDYIFFENTPNSSNSDLPGNIIN; from the exons ATGACACCGACACGATCCCCGGCTCGGGCTGTGCGACACAAAGCAAAAACGACGTCACACAGCGCGGCGGCGTCTCCTGCTGCTGCTACAAACGCAGCCGCTACTCGAGCTGTCAGACCCACGGTTCCGGCGCCGGCGGCCCCCACGGCCGGTGGTGGAGCGGCGGCGAGACCCGCCATGATGGCCGCGCCACCTGGAGGCGTCATGATGCTACCGGCAGCCCAGCCGCCAGTGGGGTCACGTGGCCCGTTCGTTCAGATGCCGACGCTGCAGCTCGTGCAGCCCAACGTGCAACCGATCGCGGGCTGCCCCGCCGGActcgagtacctggtgcacgtcgACCAGCTGCTAGTGCACCAGCAGATCCAGCTCATGGAAA TGTTCACAGCGTGGGAGCTGGAGAACAAGTACGTCGTCAAGAACACCATGGGCCAGTTCATCTTCATGGCGCTCGAGAAGAGCAGCCTGggcagccgctgctgctgcggcagcaGCCGGCCCTTCGAGATGTCGCTGCTCGACTACCGCAGCGTCGAAGTGCTGCGGCTGTACCGGCCGCTCCGCTGCGAcagttgctgctgcttttgctgccTCCAG GAGATGGAGGTTCACTCTCCGCCGGGCAACATCATCGGCTCGATAAGGCAGGACTGGTCCGTCATCTTTCCTTACCTCTCGATTCGGGACAGCGGCGGCAACGTAGTGCTCCGGATCATCGGGCCCTTCTGCACTTCGTCCATCTGCTGCAACGACGTCGTCTTCGACATCACGGCCAGGGACGGGATAACAAAGATCGGTCAGCTGACGAAGAACTTTAACGGCGTGTTTCTGGAGGCCTATACCGACGTCGACAACTTCACGGTGACCTTCCCCATGGACCTGGACGTCAAGATGAAGGCCACGCTGCTAGGCGCGGTCTTCTTGATT GACTACATCTTCTTCGAGAACACCcccaacagcagcaacagcgatCTTCCCGGCAACATCATAAATTAG